The genomic region GGCGGCGGACGGGCACAACCTCGTGCTGGTGGCCCGCGACACCAAGCGGCTGCGGGAACAGGCGACCGAGCTGCACGACCGGCACGGCATCGAGGCGGAGGTGCTGACGGCCGACCTCGCCGAGGACAAGGGCATCGAGGCGGTGGCCGACCGGCTGGCCGACCGCAAGAACCCCGTCGACCTGCTGGTCAACAACGCCGGCTTCGGCAACAAGGGCCGTTATCTCGACGTCCCCATGGCCGACGAGCTGCGGATGCTGAAGGTGCACTGCGAGGCGGTGCTGCGGCTGACGTCGGCGGCGACGGAGGCCATGCGGGAGCGCGGCCGCGGCGGGGTCGTGAATGTCGCGTCGGTGGCCGCGTTCGTCCCCCGGGGCACCTACGGCGCGTCCAAGGCCTGGGTCGTGCAGTTCACCCAGGGCGCGGCCCGCGACCTGGCCGGCAGCGGCGTACGCCTGATGGCGCTCTGCCCCGGCTTCGTGCGCACCGAGTTCCACGAGCGGGCCGGCATGGGCACGGACAACATCCCGGGCTGGATGTGGCTCGACGCGGACAAGCTGGTGGCGACGGCCCTGCACGACCTGGCCCGCGGCAAGACGCTGTCCATCCCGGACCCGCGGTACAAGGCCCTGATGGGGGCGGCGAAGCTGGTGCCGCGGGGGATGCTCGGGGCGGTGTCGTCTAGGACGGGGCGGAAGTACGGGCCTCAGTAGGCGCCCCAGGGTGCTGCGCGCAGGCGGACTTCATCGCGTCGGCGGCCTCCACCACGAGCGGAACCACGTCCGGTGCCTGCCTGAGGAGGGCGGGCAGGGCCGACACCCACTCACCGCCCTGGAGGGCCAGGGCAGCCAGTCGCCGGGCCTGTTCGTCGTCGGTCGTCGCGGCCGCGATGCGCGCCCAGGCCCGGGACAGCATCGCCGGGACGGGGACCGTCCGGGCGAGTTCCTCGGCGCGGGCGCACTCTCCCGACCCGGCCAGCACGTCGACCAGGCCGAGCGTCCCATGAGCGCGGTCGTACGGGTCCTCGATGGTGCGCAGCGTTTCCATGGCCCGCTCGTGGTGCCCGAGGGCGGTCAGGGCCTCGGCGAATGCCGTGACCCCGATGTACCGCGCGGACCCGCTCAGCCGGTCCGGTGGTGTCATGGCGTCGAGCGCGGCCCGGGCGGCATCGCCCTCCCCCGCTGCGGCCAGGGCCCTGACCAGAGCGCTCAGGTCCATCATCGAGGGGCGGTCGTACCCGCTCTCGATCGCGATCAGTTCGTCGACGATGCGCCGCGCCCTGTCGGTGCGACCCGTTTCGGTCATCGTCACCGCGAGCGCGCAGAGTGCTGAGGTACCGTTCCCGGGCTCGGCGGCCTCGCGCACATGGGCCTCGGCCGCTTCGACGTCGCCGGCTTCGGCCAGACCGCGGGCGAACGGCACGACCAGCGACGACAGGATCCCCGCGAGTGCGGGGTCCGCTTCGGCCTCGGCCGTCGTCACCGCTGCGGCCCGGTCCACCTCACCGGATCTGGCCCATCCCCGCACCACCGGGGCCAGGAGGTCTCGTCGCTCGAAGTCGTCAGGTGCCCGCCCTGCCCATGTCTCCGCCCGGTCCAGCTGTCCGGTGGCCGTGCAGGCGGCGACCAGCGCCCGCAAGGACGACATGTACTCCCCTGGAGAGGCGTAGGGCTCGCTGCGGCGGTCCGTGAGCAGCGTCTCGGTCCCGTGGAGCACCGCGAGCGCCGCTTCCCGGTGCCCCGCTTCGGCCAGCGCCGTGGCGGCGGCGCCGAGTTTCCGGGCGGCCGTCAGGGGATGGAGCACTCGGGTCCGGCTCTCGACGGCCAGCAGGACCCGGACGGCCTCCTCGCGCCGTCCGGCCCGCACCAGGGCGGCAGCCACCTCGAGAGACGCATGGTTCTGCTCCACCGGGTGGGCCAGGGAATCAGCGAGAGCCCGGGCCCGGTCCGGGTCTCCGGACTGCGCCAGGGACTCGACGACCTCGTAGAGGGCCGACGGGACCTCCATCCGCGGTCCCAGGGCGCGTGCCAGCGACTCGGCCCGGTCGACCTCGCCCGCGTCCGCCATGATGCGCACGATCGAGCACAGTGCCGACCACGCGATGTCCGCGGCCGGGATCTGCCGGACCAGGGCCTCGGCCTGCTCGTAGCGCCCGGCTCTCGCCCGGGCCTGTGCCACGTCCCGCAGCGCGCGGTGGTGTCCCCGCGGGCTGAGCGTGGCGAGCAGGGCCTCGGCCCGGTCGAGCTCCCCGGCCCACGCCAGCCACCCGGTCAACTCCCCCGCGGCCTCCTCGTAGTCCACTTCGCCGTACAGGCCGGCCAGGAACGACTCGGCCCGGTCGAACTCGCCGGCGTCGGCCAGGAGGCTCACCACCTCGTCGTCCTCCGCACGGTCCCGCGCCCACGCCACGGCCTCGGCACAGAGGGCGTCAGCGCGCTCGTGCTGCCCGGACTCGCGCAGTGCGGAGGCCAGCGTGATCAGCGCGGCGGCGCGGGCGCCCGGTTCGGTGGCTCTCGCCATCATCTCCGCCTCGGCGTGCCGGCCTGCTGTCGCGTGGGCCGATATCACGACGTTCCCCATACCGGTGCGGCACGCCTCGTTCGGTGCGCCGTCGACCAACTCCTGTGCGAGATCCCACCGCTGGGCCGCGAGGCAGGCCTTGCCGATCTGAACGTACGCATGGACGTGGAAGTACTGCGTGCCGACCGTCCTCGCCAGCGCTGCCGCCCTGTCGAACTGCCCGGCCCGGGCGAAGAGGTCCGCGATCGTGCAGCGCGCCAGGTCGTCCCGGCTGTGGCCCTCGCCCTGACGCGCGGCCTCCGCCGCCTCGACGAGCAGGTCCACCGCCCCGTCACGGTCGCCCTGCTCCAGCAGCACATCGGCGACGGCGGCCAGGCCCATGCCCCGGCGATGACCGTTCGGGAGGCTGCGGGCCAGTGCGACGGCCCGGCCGGTCTGCCCTGCCAGGGCCCAGGCGTGCGGCAGGGAGTCCGGGGCGCCGGCACTGCGGTCGACCAGCCGTTCCCGGTGGATCGCCAGGCGCAGTGAGTCGAGCGGCCGTCGCGCACCGCGCTCGATGATCAGGTCCTCGGTGAGGTGGATCTCGTTCACGGCGGACGCGTCACTGCCGGTGAGGACCAGCATGCGCTCCTGGCGCCGGGTGTCCGCCCCGTACCGGAGCATCCGCTCCAGGTCACCGGTGGACCGGAGCATCCGGAAGTATCCCCGCAGCAGATACTCCGGCGTCTCCTCCGGCCAGCCGCGCGCACGCCACTCCTCCGCCCAGGCGTGCAGTTTCGCGCGGTAGAGGTCCATCCGGGACGTGCCGAGCATCTCCTCGGCCTGGGCCTGCAACTCCTCGTGGCCGAGCAGATAGACGTCGACTCGCAGGCCGAAGGTCCGCCCCGCCCGGGTGCTCAGGACGTCCCGCACCCGGTACGGAACCGCTCCGGTCAGCGCGGCCAGGTCCTCGGCCGTCAGGCCGCCGCCCGCCACTGCCACCAGGCCCAGCAGGTCGTGCTCCAGGCCGCCCGCCTCGATCAGCCGCTTCAGCTCGCGTTCCGCCTCCGCGCGGATCGCCCGGGCGTACGGGGAGGGCGACAGCGTCCGTACGATCGCGGGGTCGCGCAGCGGATGGTCCTCGGGTACGTCACCGGGCAGCGGCGGGTTGAGCCGCCCCGCGACCAGGACCCGCATCCCCGCCTCCGGGCGGGTGGGCAGCAGGCTCGCGATGCTGTGGGCGTCCGGGCCGGTCGTGACGCCGCGGTCCTCGTCCAGGCCGTCCACCAGGAGGACCAGACGTTCACCGCGCTCTGCGCAGGCGCGGGCGGCGGCACCGTACAGGTACAGGAGGTGGGCCTCGCGGGTCGCCACGGTCAGGTGGGCGGGCAGGGCCTCTCCGGACAGCTCCGCCAGCTGTTCGAGTACGACGTCCACGTAGGCCACGACGTCGTTCTGCGCGCCCAGCCGGGCCGTGATGAAGAACGGGACGATCCGTACGCCCCGCGGAGGGTGCAGGGCGAACCAGGACAGCAACGCCGTCTTGCCGGCCCAGGCGCCGGCCCGCCACCAGGCGTACGCCGGGCCGGAGTCGGCCGTGCAGAAGGCGGACAGCTCGGCCGACTCCGCCTCGCGGTCGACGAGTCGGGGCGGGGCGATGCGGCGGACCTGCTCCCAGTACGCCGAACGCACCGCCGAAGTGAGCAGGATCCGGTTGTGATCGCCGGTGACGGCCACCGCGATGTCACCGCCCGCGGCCACCGACCGCTCCGCCCGCTTCCCCCACCAGCGCATGGCCTCATGATGCCAAAGGGCCGGGAGGCGACGAGCGGCTCCGGTGGGGACAATGGAGCTGTTCAGCCGGACCCAGGGGGGCCGGAGGCGAGGCCATGACCTTCGTACAGCTCATCGAATGCAGGACCAGCCGGCTCGACGAGATGAACCGGCTGATGGACAGGTGGGTCGAACAGACCAAGGGGAAACGGACCGCTACGCACAGTGTGGTGGCGAAGGACCGGGCCGACGCCTCGCACATCGTCGAGATCGTGGAGTTCCCGTCGTACGAGGAGGCGATGCGCAACTCCGGGCTTCCGGAGACCGACCGGATCTTCCAGGACATGGTGGCGCTCTGCGACGAGGCGCCGACGTTCACGGACCTGGACGTGGTGCGGGACGAGCAGCTGAACTCGGCCACCGCGCGCAGGTTCTTCGAGCTGGCGCCCGGGCAGGGTGCGGCGCCCGCGTTCAACGACGTGTTCATCGAGGACTACCACGACCACGATCCGGCCAATGTGCAGGACGTCATCGGGCTGGACGCGCTGCGGCGCGAGGT from Streptomyces chartreusis NRRL 3882 harbors:
- a CDS encoding SDR family NAD(P)-dependent oxidoreductase, which produces MTTALITGSTAGIGAAFARRLAADGHNLVLVARDTKRLREQATELHDRHGIEAEVLTADLAEDKGIEAVADRLADRKNPVDLLVNNAGFGNKGRYLDVPMADELRMLKVHCEAVLRLTSAATEAMRERGRGGVVNVASVAAFVPRGTYGASKAWVVQFTQGAARDLAGSGVRLMALCPGFVRTEFHERAGMGTDNIPGWMWLDADKLVATALHDLARGKTLSIPDPRYKALMGAAKLVPRGMLGAVSSRTGRKYGPQ
- a CDS encoding ester cyclase, whose protein sequence is MTFVQLIECRTSRLDEMNRLMDRWVEQTKGKRTATHSVVAKDRADASHIVEIVEFPSYEEAMRNSGLPETDRIFQDMVALCDEAPTFTDLDVVRDEQLNSATARRFFELAPGQGAAPAFNDVFIEDYHDHDPANVQDVIGLDALRREVEVWRGGFDFSFTIEDQLAEGDRVCTRWTWRGHHKGDFLGIPPTGKDVTMTGTTVHRCTPDGKLAEGWWQYDRLGLMQQLGVLDPLEL